The Hydrogenothermus marinus genome has a window encoding:
- a CDS encoding tetratricopeptide repeat protein: MSDRINSLKKALEKDPNNPLGLYGLAMEYYKQGDYENAIIYLKKYLALHDDEGAGYRTLAQCYVNLGDYENAIEAYERGIEKATKYNHPTMVAEFQQEIEQLKSML, translated from the coding sequence ATGAGTGATAGAATAAATTCATTAAAAAAGGCTTTAGAAAAGGATCCAAATAATCCTCTTGGATTATATGGTCTTGCAATGGAATATTACAAACAAGGTGATTATGAAAATGCAATTATATATTTAAAAAAGTATTTAGCTTTACATGATGATGAAGGTGCAGGATATAGAACCTTAGCTCAATGTTATGTAAATCTTGGAGATTATGAAAATGCAATAGAGGCTTATGAAAGAGGAATAGAAAAAGCAACTAAGTATAATCATCCAACTATGGTAGCTGAATTTCAACAAGAAATAGAACAACTTAAGAGTATGTTATAA
- a CDS encoding DUF481 domain-containing protein, which yields MLKKLTLISLIPSVVFAQEECKCKEDNKDKEKPQEFSLSLGYVQTTGNSETNTINLKSDYKYKFDSKRIYFNLNGIYGTSKGEKTAEEISGNLRLEKRYLPYFVFWDINYYRNPFQSYEHSVKTGPGLGIYLYESKKAKLSLAYYLYYVYNKLNAPSPFSNTDEEKYYLHNIEERFKIKFTKNLKLKQKLIYKLTSRKMQDYFVYFESSLINALTKHLALEIDYVATYQNIPIEADIKRLDTKFSTLIQYSF from the coding sequence ATGTTAAAAAAATTAACACTAATTTCATTAATACCTTCTGTTGTTTTTGCACAGGAAGAGTGTAAATGTAAAGAAGATAACAAAGATAAAGAAAAACCACAAGAATTTTCTCTAAGCTTAGGATATGTGCAAACTACAGGAAACTCAGAAACAAATACTATAAACTTAAAATCAGACTATAAATATAAATTTGATTCAAAAAGAATTTATTTTAATTTAAATGGAATATATGGAACTTCAAAAGGAGAAAAAACTGCAGAAGAAATTTCAGGAAATTTAAGACTTGAAAAAAGATATTTACCTTATTTTGTTTTTTGGGATATAAACTATTATAGAAATCCTTTCCAAAGTTATGAGCATTCTGTTAAAACAGGTCCAGGTTTAGGTATATATTTATATGAATCAAAAAAAGCTAAGCTATCACTAGCTTATTATCTATATTATGTTTATAATAAACTCAATGCTCCAAGTCCTTTTTCTAACACTGATGAAGAAAAGTATTACTTACATAATATAGAAGAAAGATTTAAGATAAAATTTACAAAAAATTTAAAACTTAAGCAGAAATTGATATACAAGCTAACAAGTAGAAAAATGCAAGATTATTTTGTTTATTTTGAATCATCCTTAATAAATGCTTTAACAAAACATTTAGCATTAGAAATAGATTATGTAGCAACCTATCAAAATATACCTATAGAAGCAGATATAAAAAGATTAGATACAAAATTTTCTACTTTAATACAGTATAGTTTTTAA
- a CDS encoding CPBP family intramembrane glutamic endopeptidase: MNFLIFYFTLVISLILAKLYPYFYYISFFILILPLWFYNFEKFGLFKIKGFIYGLLASIIYFPFLSGFSFSLLNQFPQIFAEEIFFRGYIQNELSKRFNNHLAIIITSFLFSLPHLILSFSILSVLTFFPSIIFGYLYYYSKSIWASSIFHFFSNMFFQLFLIEFLI, encoded by the coding sequence ATGAACTTTTTAATTTTTTATTTTACTTTAGTTATAAGTTTAATTTTAGCAAAACTTTATCCATACTTTTATTATATTTCTTTTTTTATCTTAATTTTACCTTTATGGTTTTATAATTTTGAGAAATTTGGATTATTTAAGATTAAAGGCTTCATTTATGGCCTTTTAGCTTCAATTATTTATTTTCCATTTTTGTCTGGATTTTCATTTTCTTTATTAAATCAGTTTCCACAAATTTTTGCTGAAGAAATATTTTTTAGAGGATATATCCAAAATGAACTTTCAAAAAGATTTAATAATCATTTAGCTATAATTATTACTTCTTTTTTATTTTCTTTGCCTCATCTTATTTTAAGTTTTTCTATATTATCTGTTTTAACATTTTTTCCTTCTATAATTTTTGGTTATCTTTATTATTACTCAAAATCTATATGGGCATCTTCTATATTTCACTTCTTTTCAAATATGTTTTTCCAACTATTTTTAATAGAGTTTTTAATATAA
- a CDS encoding tautomerase family protein, protein MPYVNVKVAGKLTKEQKQKIVEGITKVLQDVANKPPEAIYIVIDEVERENWAKGGKLLSDKD, encoded by the coding sequence ATGCCTTATGTAAATGTTAAAGTTGCAGGTAAATTGACTAAGGAGCAAAAACAGAAAATAGTAGAAGGTATTACTAAAGTTTTACAAGATGTTGCTAATAAGCCACCAGAAGCAATTTATATTGTAATAGATGAAGTAGAAAGAGAAAACTGGGCAAAAGGAGGTAAACTCCTTTCAGATAAAGATTAA
- a CDS encoding creatininase family protein, translating to MLLENMSYVEVQAYLQEKDIILIPIGSVEQHSPYGLIGTDFITAEAVAREVGKRIEVVVAPTLPYGMSQHHMAFSGTATLSPITYINLIKEIVSSFLEHGFRKIIFINGHGGNINPVKTAFDQLKYENKEGIYAIISWFLLKEVQDLVYDLFGDKEGHHATPSEISITKYLRPEAFKIKPKLEKDIEKPNTYWPLNRYEFKNIYPDGRMESASWLAKEKYGKIILEEAVRTTIEEIKKILEKGVNNE from the coding sequence ATGCTACTTGAAAATATGTCTTATGTAGAGGTGCAAGCTTATCTACAAGAAAAAGATATTATCTTAATTCCTATAGGTTCTGTTGAACAGCATAGCCCTTATGGATTAATTGGAACAGATTTTATTACAGCAGAAGCAGTAGCAAGAGAAGTAGGAAAAAGAATAGAAGTAGTTGTTGCACCAACACTTCCTTATGGTATGTCTCAGCATCATATGGCTTTTTCCGGAACAGCCACTTTATCGCCAATTACTTATATTAATCTGATTAAAGAGATTGTTTCTTCTTTTTTAGAACATGGATTTAGAAAGATAATATTTATAAATGGACATGGTGGAAATATTAATCCAGTTAAAACTGCTTTTGATCAACTTAAATATGAAAATAAAGAAGGAATTTATGCAATAATATCTTGGTTTTTATTGAAAGAGGTTCAAGACTTAGTTTATGATTTATTTGGTGATAAAGAAGGACATCATGCAACACCTTCTGAAATATCAATTACAAAATATTTAAGACCTGAAGCTTTTAAAATAAAGCCAAAATTAGAAAAAGATATAGAAAAGCCAAATACTTACTGGCCTTTAAATAGATATGAGTTTAAAAACATCTATCCAGATGGAAGAATGGAATCAGCCTCTTGGCTTGCAAAAGAAAAATATGGGAAAATAATATTAGAAGAAGCAGTTAGAACTACAATTGAAGAAATAAAAAAGATTTTAGAAAAAGGAGTTAATAATGAGTGA
- the glnA gene encoding type I glutamate--ammonia ligase, whose amino-acid sequence MAMIKCQTPDDVMRVISEKGIVFIDLKFSDPFGQWQHLTIPSHEFSSETFEEGVPFDGSSIRGWKGIQESDMLLIPDPKSAFIDPFIEDPTVSLVCSVVDPITKEPYNRDPRQIAAKALEFLKSTGIGDIAFFGPEAEFFIFDDIKFSNGSNHSYYEVDSIEGWWNTGREEMPNLGYKTPYKRGYFPVPPLDKTAEIRRDMVKTLEEVGITVEREHHEVGTAGQGEINFRFDELITTGDNVLKYKYVLRNVGYRHGKFVTFLPKPLAGDNGSGMHTHFSIWKGDENLFAGDGYAGLSEIALYAIGGIIKHGKAIAAFTNPTTNSYHRLVPGFEAPVRLAYSARNRSAAIRIPMGSASPKAKRIECRFPDASSNPYLAFTALLMAAIDGIENKIHPGEPLDKDIYSMTPEELSDVPSMPGSLQEAIDALKEDMEFLTKGGVFDEDFINMWIETKQAEVDAIRLVPHPKEFELYYDI is encoded by the coding sequence ATGGCTATGATCAAATGCCAAACACCAGATGATGTAATGAGAGTTATCTCAGAAAAAGGTATAGTTTTTATTGATTTAAAATTCTCAGATCCTTTTGGGCAATGGCAACATTTAACTATTCCTTCCCATGAGTTTTCATCAGAAACTTTTGAAGAAGGAGTTCCTTTTGATGGTTCATCTATCAGAGGTTGGAAAGGTATCCAAGAATCAGATATGCTTTTAATCCCTGATCCAAAATCTGCATTTATTGATCCATTCATTGAAGATCCTACTGTTTCTCTTGTATGCTCTGTTGTAGATCCAATTACTAAAGAACCTTATAACAGAGATCCAAGACAGATAGCAGCAAAAGCTTTAGAGTTCTTAAAATCAACAGGAATTGGTGATATAGCATTTTTTGGACCTGAAGCTGAGTTCTTCATTTTTGATGATATTAAATTTAGCAATGGTTCTAATCATTCTTACTATGAAGTAGATTCTATTGAAGGTTGGTGGAATACTGGTAGAGAAGAGATGCCAAATCTTGGATATAAAACTCCTTATAAAAGAGGATATTTCCCAGTACCTCCACTTGATAAAACAGCAGAAATTAGAAGAGATATGGTAAAAACTCTTGAAGAAGTTGGTATAACTGTAGAAAGGGAACACCATGAAGTTGGTACTGCAGGACAAGGAGAGATAAACTTTAGATTTGATGAGCTTATTACTACAGGAGACAATGTATTAAAATACAAATATGTTTTAAGAAATGTAGGATATAGACATGGAAAATTTGTAACTTTCTTACCAAAACCTCTTGCAGGTGATAATGGTTCTGGTATGCATACTCATTTCTCAATATGGAAAGGAGATGAAAACCTTTTTGCAGGTGATGGATATGCAGGACTTTCTGAAATAGCTCTTTATGCTATTGGTGGAATTATAAAACATGGAAAAGCTATAGCAGCATTTACAAATCCAACAACAAACTCTTACCACAGACTTGTACCTGGATTTGAGGCACCTGTAAGACTTGCTTATTCTGCAAGAAATAGATCAGCAGCTATAAGAATACCAATGGGTTCTGCATCACCAAAAGCTAAAAGAATAGAATGTAGATTCCCTGATGCATCATCAAATCCATACTTAGCATTTACTGCTTTATTAATGGCAGCAATTGATGGTATTGAAAATAAAATCCATCCAGGAGAACCTTTAGATAAAGATATTTATTCAATGACTCCTGAAGAACTTTCGGATGTTCCTTCTATGCCTGGTTCACTCCAAGAAGCAATAGATGCATTAAAAGAAGATATGGAATTTTTAACTAAAGGCGGCGTTTTTGATGAAGATTTTATAAATATGTGGATTGAAACAAAACAAGCAGAAGTAGATGCAATAAGACTTGTACCTCATCCAAAAGAGTTTGAACTTTACTACGACATCTAA
- a CDS encoding tyrosine-type recombinase/integrase, with protein sequence MKISECAELYLSYIADKSENTVKNYKIDLKQFAEVVKDKDIEEITKADIAKFRMVLQSKKLKSSTIARKLASLNSFFQYLIDLDLISSSPITKSHRPKINNKIPSSLTYEEVKKLIEKTDNLMDRVIVKLFLTTGLRSSELLGIKREDIVIERDGKIYNIDFVLEDIKETDIAFIKILGKGNKERLVPISGDTLKEFTEYLKKYDVNPVFPISYIMLWRRIINLGKKAGIYLHPHKLRHTAATLALQSGAELRVIQELLGHASPLTTARYAKVNRKQLVEITKNLSKTIME encoded by the coding sequence ATGAAGATTAGCGAATGTGCAGAGCTTTATCTTTCATATATTGCAGATAAATCAGAAAATACAGTAAAAAACTATAAAATAGATTTAAAACAGTTTGCAGAAGTTGTAAAAGATAAAGATATTGAAGAAATAACAAAAGCAGATATTGCCAAATTTAGAATGGTGCTACAATCCAAAAAATTAAAATCTTCAACAATAGCAAGGAAACTTGCATCTTTAAACTCTTTTTTTCAGTACTTAATAGACCTTGACTTAATCTCTTCATCACCAATAACTAAATCCCATAGACCTAAAATAAATAACAAAATACCATCCTCACTTACATATGAAGAAGTAAAGAAATTAATAGAAAAAACAGATAATCTTATGGACAGAGTAATAGTTAAATTATTTTTAACTACAGGACTTCGTTCTTCAGAACTTCTTGGAATAAAAAGAGAAGATATAGTAATAGAAAGAGATGGAAAGATTTACAATATAGACTTTGTGTTAGAAGATATAAAAGAAACAGATATAGCTTTTATAAAAATCTTAGGAAAAGGAAATAAAGAAAGACTTGTTCCAATTTCAGGAGATACTTTAAAAGAGTTTACTGAATATTTAAAAAAGTATGATGTTAATCCTGTTTTCCCTATATCTTATATTATGCTATGGAGAAGAATAATAAATCTTGGTAAAAAAGCAGGAATTTATCTTCATCCTCATAAATTAAGACATACTGCAGCAACTTTAGCCTTACAATCAGGAGCAGAATTGAGGGTTATTCAGGAACTTTTAGGTCATGCCTCACCTTTAACAACAGCAAGATATGCAAAAGTAAATCGAAAACAATTAGTAGAAATTACAAAAAATTTATCTAAAACTATAATGGAATAA
- a CDS encoding ComEA family DNA-binding protein produces the protein MIDIAKFQKYKINLFLVIFTAIIFSYTFFKPSNKYTKKDLLVNINKANLNQLISIPYIGKKTAENIIKLRDKKGYIKNINQLKFLRNFKKFKEYIKVKDAT, from the coding sequence ATGATAGATATTGCAAAGTTTCAAAAATACAAAATCAATTTATTTTTAGTAATTTTTACAGCAATAATTTTTAGTTATACTTTCTTTAAGCCATCTAACAAATATACAAAAAAAGATTTGTTAGTGAATATAAATAAAGCAAACTTAAATCAGCTAATATCTATTCCATATATTGGCAAGAAAACAGCTGAAAATATCATAAAGCTTAGAGATAAAAAAGGTTATATTAAAAATATTAATCAGTTAAAATTTTTAAGAAATTTTAAAAAATTTAAAGAATATATAAAGGTGAAAGATGCTACTTGA
- a CDS encoding NADH-quinone oxidoreductase subunit B family protein produces MKAYKNVPEPKFVIAVGDCVLDGGVFKGSYAIMDGIKDKLPVDIWIKGCPPEPIDIISGLLKLFENIEK; encoded by the coding sequence ATGAAAGCTTATAAAAATGTCCCTGAACCTAAATTTGTAATAGCTGTTGGAGATTGTGTTTTAGATGGAGGAGTATTTAAAGGAAGTTATGCAATTATGGATGGTATAAAAGATAAACTTCCTGTAGATATATGGATAAAAGGCTGTCCACCTGAACCTATAGATATAATTTCTGGACTTTTAAAACTTTTTGAAAATATAGAAAAATAA
- a CDS encoding glycosyltransferase family 9 protein, translating to MKIAVIRFSSLGDVALSSVVLQPLYEKGYKITFITFKPFDTLFEKDYRIEKLVGLNKKDLKTVKDIKSFSKSLKDFDLILDLHSNLRTFLISFFSGIKTLRYNKKSLQRRLLIKPFLKNFVNLQNFNVLKAYLKPLENLNIKGDYKPKLILDEKDFPNIEIPENFIAIGTGARYKGKIYPYFKQVIENLNENIVLVGSKEDLEKDKNEYKNVLDLRGKLSLRQSLAVLSKAKLTISNDSAIAHLSRSVGTKVIMIYGATHPYFGFYPLEDEGSFLFADLKCQPCDLHGKKECKYKDYRCFKAITPEMVLKEVKKYV from the coding sequence TTGAAAATAGCAGTAATTAGATTTTCTTCCTTAGGAGATGTAGCATTATCTTCTGTAGTTTTACAGCCTTTATATGAAAAAGGTTATAAAATAACATTTATTACTTTCAAACCTTTTGATACCCTTTTTGAAAAAGATTATAGAATAGAAAAGCTTGTAGGATTAAATAAAAAAGATTTAAAAACGGTAAAGGATATAAAAAGTTTTTCAAAAAGTTTAAAAGATTTTGACTTAATTCTTGATCTTCATTCAAATTTAAGAACTTTTTTAATTTCTTTTTTTTCAGGTATAAAAACATTAAGGTATAATAAAAAATCGCTACAAAGAAGATTATTAATAAAGCCTTTTTTAAAAAATTTTGTAAATCTTCAAAATTTTAATGTTTTAAAAGCATATCTTAAACCTTTAGAAAATTTAAATATAAAAGGAGATTATAAGCCAAAGCTTATATTAGATGAAAAAGATTTTCCAAATATAGAGATACCTGAAAATTTTATAGCTATAGGAACAGGAGCAAGATATAAAGGTAAAATTTATCCATATTTTAAACAAGTAATAGAAAATTTAAATGAAAATATTGTTTTAGTAGGTTCAAAAGAAGATTTAGAAAAAGATAAAAATGAATATAAAAATGTTTTAGATTTAAGAGGAAAATTATCTTTAAGACAGTCCTTAGCAGTTTTATCAAAAGCAAAACTTACAATAAGTAATGATAGTGCAATAGCTCATTTATCAAGATCAGTTGGGACAAAGGTTATTATGATATATGGTGCTACTCATCCTTATTTTGGATTTTATCCTTTAGAAGATGAAGGAAGTTTTTTGTTTGCAGATTTAAAATGTCAACCTTGTGATTTACATGGGAAAAAAGAGTGTAAATATAAAGATTATAGATGTTTTAAAGCTATAACTCCTGAAATGGTTTTAAAAGAAGTTAAAAAATATGTATAG
- a CDS encoding DedA family protein, translated as MQRSSRIESVEHFLQNYGYIAVFIGTFLEGEIFLLIVGFFVKLGYLHPYISLIISMLGALFHELIYFFLGKWKGRELLLKNNYTRRKYRKAKQLIEKYGVISIFIVRFMYGMRIVPMVLMGATGFNTFKFLFFNIISLFIWATLYIYLGYLFGKAAEVFFGKAKEYYFIAVGVIFLIGTLALFIYKVRAKLLNNQN; from the coding sequence ATACAGAGGAGTAGCAGGATAGAATCCGTAGAGCATTTTTTACAAAATTATGGATATATTGCTGTTTTCATAGGTACATTTTTAGAAGGTGAGATATTCCTTTTAATTGTTGGATTTTTTGTAAAACTTGGATATTTACATCCTTATATATCTTTAATTATATCAATGTTAGGTGCTTTATTCCATGAGCTAATATATTTTTTTCTTGGTAAATGGAAAGGAAGAGAGCTTTTATTAAAAAATAACTATACAAGAAGAAAATATAGAAAAGCAAAGCAGTTAATAGAAAAATATGGAGTAATATCTATCTTTATAGTTAGATTTATGTATGGGATGAGAATTGTTCCTATGGTTTTAATGGGAGCAACTGGATTTAACACATTTAAGTTCTTATTTTTCAATATAATTTCTCTTTTTATATGGGCTACTTTATATATTTACTTAGGCTATTTATTTGGAAAAGCAGCAGAAGTATTCTTTGGGAAAGCCAAAGAATACTATTTTATTGCTGTTGGAGTTATATTTTTAATAGGAACTCTTGCTTTATTTATTTATAAAGTAAGAGCAAAATTACTTAACAATCAAAACTGA
- a CDS encoding UbiX family flavin prenyltransferase has translation MKKYVVCITGASGVIYGLKIVEVLSKNNIVYLLISDNGYLVLEREHGIKKTEIKNYFNENVKIKNVKDMSSTLASGSRIIETEGVIIAPCSMSTLGAIANGVNYNLIHRVADIALKEKVKLYLLVREMPFSLIHIKNMEKLLKAGAIIAAASPGFYHNPKTVEDIVNFVVGKVLDSFNIKHNLYKKWRENED, from the coding sequence ATGAAAAAATATGTAGTATGTATAACTGGAGCAAGTGGTGTTATATATGGTCTTAAAATAGTAGAGGTTTTATCAAAAAATAATATTGTTTATCTTTTAATATCTGATAATGGATACTTAGTTTTAGAAAGGGAACATGGAATAAAAAAAACAGAGATAAAAAATTATTTTAATGAAAATGTAAAAATAAAAAATGTAAAAGATATGTCTTCTACATTAGCATCAGGTTCAAGAATTATAGAAACAGAAGGAGTAATAATTGCACCTTGTTCTATGTCAACTCTTGGAGCTATTGCAAATGGAGTAAATTATAATCTAATACATAGGGTTGCAGATATTGCTTTAAAAGAAAAGGTTAAACTTTATTTGCTTGTAAGAGAGATGCCATTTTCATTAATACATATAAAAAATATGGAAAAGCTTTTAAAAGCAGGAGCTATAATTGCAGCTGCATCGCCGGGATTTTATCATAATCCTAAAACAGTAGAAGATATAGTAAATTTTGTAGTAGGTAAAGTATTAGATAGTTTTAATATTAAACATAATCTTTATAAGAAATGGAGAGAAAATGAAGATTAG
- a CDS encoding DNA double-strand break repair nuclease NurA: MHPEILKKAKKLQNQLSELIPKISENISEKEVLEKWNSYQPTKKKIFAIGEDGSINKKHYLGFYLYAVSGFSYGQKNGKKIEELVGDINISVIKITEKADSYFRLLMFLSELKSIVKLANKEKADLLLIDGTLSSKFIVPPPKTNWFIDKEFGGELANAAGSLIKDIKEKLFDFDITSFSEEIQIKAQMQIKERLNEKPRRDILEAFLSKLVYFEYLLVLYELFYGLEHNPLVIGVAKTSTDTELFNRSIPDIRILHKFIRDTGYTEPITISFESKAKQKTQEWEFSEVFEKLENKIASALKDITIKYFYAKYNIGRTISLIEVYENPNRETVNPKEILDYLNYLASGSYPFYLIRADKQVRITNEDMKNIEIILGLQNELTGREELI; encoded by the coding sequence ATGCATCCAGAAATTTTAAAAAAAGCTAAGAAGCTTCAAAATCAGTTATCAGAATTAATTCCTAAAATTTCAGAAAATATCTCAGAAAAAGAAGTTTTAGAAAAATGGAATAGTTATCAACCAACAAAGAAAAAAATATTTGCCATAGGAGAAGATGGAAGTATAAATAAAAAACATTATCTTGGATTTTATCTTTATGCAGTTTCAGGATTTTCTTATGGACAAAAAAATGGAAAAAAAATAGAAGAATTAGTTGGAGATATAAATATATCTGTAATAAAAATTACAGAAAAAGCAGATAGCTATTTTAGACTTTTAATGTTTTTATCAGAGTTAAAATCAATTGTAAAACTTGCAAACAAAGAAAAAGCAGATTTACTTTTAATAGATGGAACCTTATCATCAAAATTTATTGTTCCACCACCAAAAACAAACTGGTTTATTGATAAAGAGTTTGGTGGAGAACTTGCAAATGCAGCAGGTAGTTTAATAAAAGATATAAAAGAAAAGCTCTTTGATTTTGATATTACTTCCTTTAGTGAAGAGATACAAATTAAAGCACAGATGCAGATTAAAGAAAGACTTAATGAAAAGCCAAGAAGAGATATTTTAGAAGCATTTTTATCAAAACTTGTTTATTTTGAGTATCTACTTGTTTTATATGAGCTTTTTTATGGACTTGAGCATAATCCTCTTGTTATAGGAGTTGCTAAAACATCAACAGATACAGAGCTTTTTAATAGATCAATTCCAGATATTAGAATACTACATAAATTTATAAGAGATACAGGATATACAGAGCCAATAACAATATCTTTTGAAAGTAAAGCAAAACAAAAAACCCAAGAATGGGAATTTTCAGAAGTTTTTGAAAAGCTTGAAAATAAAATAGCATCTGCTTTAAAAGATATTACAATAAAGTATTTTTATGCTAAATATAACATAGGAAGAACAATATCTTTAATTGAAGTTTATGAAAATCCAAATAGAGAAACTGTAAATCCTAAGGAGATTTTAGATTATCTTAATTATTTAGCTTCAGGGAGTTATCCATTTTATCTTATTAGAGCAGATAAACAGGTAAGAATTACAAATGAAGATATGAAAAATATAGAGATTATTCTTGGTTTGCAAAATGAGCTTACAGGCAGAGAAGAACTTATATGA
- a CDS encoding P-II family nitrogen regulator: MKKIEAIIKPFKLEEVKEALTEIGIHGMTVSEVKGFGKQKGHTELYRGAEYVIDFLPKLKIELVVDDEMVEKVVETIMNAARTGRIGDGKIFIIPVEDAIRIRTGERGPEAV; the protein is encoded by the coding sequence GTGAAAAAGATAGAAGCAATAATCAAACCTTTCAAATTAGAAGAAGTAAAAGAAGCTTTAACAGAAATTGGTATTCATGGAATGACAGTTAGTGAAGTAAAAGGCTTTGGTAAACAAAAAGGACATACTGAGCTTTATAGAGGAGCTGAGTATGTAATAGATTTTTTACCAAAATTAAAAATTGAATTAGTTGTAGATGATGAAATGGTAGAAAAAGTTGTTGAAACAATAATGAATGCAGCAAGAACAGGAAGAATTGGAGATGGAAAAATATTTATTATTCCTGTAGAAGATGCTATAAGAATAAGAACAGGAGAAAGAGGTCCTGAAGCAGTTTAA
- a CDS encoding universal stress protein: protein MGFKKIVLGYDGSEPSKKALEKAVELTKEFEAELFIVAVVKPFEFAAIDYIPTEEIEKYEKEEISKEKTFLNEAEEYARSKGVGPFTKVLEGEPAEELMDFADENGCDLIVVGYRGKGGFKKLLLGSTAGNLVKYANQSVLIVK from the coding sequence ATGGGATTTAAAAAAATAGTTCTTGGTTATGATGGTTCTGAGCCAAGTAAAAAAGCATTAGAAAAAGCAGTAGAACTTACTAAAGAGTTTGAAGCAGAACTTTTTATAGTTGCAGTTGTTAAACCTTTTGAGTTTGCTGCTATAGATTATATTCCTACTGAAGAGATTGAAAAGTATGAAAAAGAAGAAATATCAAAAGAAAAAACTTTTTTAAATGAAGCAGAAGAATATGCAAGAAGTAAAGGAGTAGGGCCTTTTACAAAAGTACTTGAAGGAGAACCTGCAGAAGAGCTTATGGATTTTGCAGATGAAAATGGATGTGATTTAATTGTTGTTGGATATAGAGGAAAAGGAGGATTTAAAAAGCTACTTCTTGGAAGTACTGCAGGAAATCTTGTAAAATATGCAAATCAATCAGTTTTGATTGTTAAGTAA